GGTTTTAGCCAAGAAATCTTCGTGCCATTCTTGTCATTTTTATTCTGCAAGTTTTAGGACAAATGTCCTAAGATGATTAATCACGCATTATAAATAACACATAAGGGCTGGAGGATGGCAGTAAGGCATGACATGGTTCATACAGTGACAATCAGAATGGGAATGGAAAACCTAGTCAAATGCAATGGGAAGATGAGTAGACATATGCTATTCCAAAccccaaagaaaaatattcctaggGTAATCTAAAAATTATACAATAACACTGTCCACTGAGTTAAAGACGAGTATGTGAATTAgtttatatagattatatatatattataaaccaTATGGCTAGtagaaaataaagcaatattTGGGGCcaggaaaaaatgtaattttttcccTCTGTTATAGGGACAGGAAAACCAGACTGTTAGCTTTGGACTTTATAATAGTTAAAGCAGCAAGATGAAATGTCAGGGGAATAAATGCTGAGTGGATCCATATTTGGCTGCAGGGACTGGCTGTACCAGAAATTTGTTCACAGAGATATTCGCAAGGTAGGAATTATAGACAAATTCAGCAGATCCCCTAGATAATCAAATCTATTCTTTTTTCTAGTTTGTACACCTAAATAGTCTAATAGGATTCAAACTCTGACCAATGCATAATATTCAATTATGGTCTCACCCATCATAAGTATCAAAAGCTCGGAGACCAAATagcaaatatataatttttctccttttgataaGGGATAGAATATAGATATTGATAACATGGTCTATAATTAACAGAATGGTTTGTGAGTTTTATTAACAACTGTTTTCCATATCAGAATATTACTTGAGACTGTAATCCAGACTTGCTTTAAACCCATGGCAATCTTCCTCAtggctaggattacagatatgagCCCCCATGTCTGGCTTAGCACTTTCTTTTCTCACTGAAGGAGATCCATAACATATCGATCGAACAAGAGACCTTTTCACAATTTCTTGAGAGAACAGTCAGCAGAGGAGAAATTAAGTAATGAGAtcagaattttacttttttacagtCAATTTGAGTAAGACATTTGGTTTCTGCTTTAACTCAGTTTGCCTTTGAAGCTAGCAAGTTACGTGGTCATCAGCCACCAACCGAGTTGGAAGCTCTCCCTTTCCCATGCCTCTTTCTTTGGAAAGATTATTAATAGACTAAAAGACTTAGACGGGCAACCATATTCACAACCTATGTGTTTCAAGGCAACAGGCTTCCCACTGTAATGTCTGGTCTAGTTTAAGAACTCAGGTTTTTTTCATAACGTAGTCAGCAGTCTCTACCCAACCCTTTCCATCTCAGCTCTGTCACAGTCTCATCTTTAAGATTCCGGTTTTAGACTGTCTGCAGGTCCTAATCTAATCTGGGCGACGCCTAACTCAAGGCATTTAAATCTTTCCTTCTTATGTTTTAAATGATCTCAAGACCATGTAAATTCTGGAACTCATTAACAGTCTCGATCTAGTGAGAGATCAGTCCAAATTGCTTCACTACTTTTCTCTGGCATTTCCCACTACCAGCGTTCTCCCCAGAGATGCCAACTTCTTCCTCTCCGTGAATGGCTGTCTACTTCAGTGATCGTTGCACCCCAAATTCATACCGCATGATAGAGGCTTTCCCTTTTGTAGAGAGAATGCGGGTAGAGGTGATGTCATTCATTCCTATGGCTTTAAATTCCCCATATttatatctctccagcccagactttCACTGTAGTGCAAGCTTCTAAATTCAAATGCCTACATGAAGAACTCTCCTGGTATTTCAAATTTAACTCCTCtgaaattaaattctttcttcctgcctctccaccccaacctgcttctgctcctccttcagcctccaaCTCCCAATCTGTTCCTGCTTCAAACTCCCCTCTGTCAGCCAATGTCTCCATTAGCTCACTACTCAAGCCTGGAACCAGACAGCCTTTTACAACCCAAGTCTTTCTGTGTCTGCACATAAAACCAGTGTTAGTTCACCTGCTCTGCTATATCAAAATACAACGTGTTAGGGATCTTGTAAACAATAGATTAGTTTTCTTACAGTTCTGGGGGTTCGGCTGAGGATCATGATGCTGGCAGGTTTGCTATCTAGCTTTATGTTCAATTGTCACATGAAATATGTCCTAGGACAACAAGTTCCATCCCTGTGCTTCTTATTtctgtcaatgtgacacaaactagagtcacttgTGATGAGTGGTGCTTAGCTGAAGAATcctctccatcagattggcctgtgggtatgtctgtggaaGATTTTTTGATTAATGATATATGTGGAAGGGCATAGCCCACTGTAGAAAGTGCATCCCTTGGGCCATGGTCCCATGTTGTATTAAGAAAGGAATGTTAACAAGTCAGTAAACAGGTCCTGTTCTTTGAGCTCTTACCTTGAatttctgccttcacttccttcaATGAGGGACTGTGGTTAGGACACTTAAACCTGATAAAACCTTtttttcccaagttgcttttggtcaatgtTTTTATCACAAGCaaggaaaagcaaattaaaagaaTTCccataactgatttttttttttccaaagccaGTGTCTTCGGGGGTTATCATCTTTCCCTTTGAATTGTAGGGAGGGCACAAACATTCCTTCTATTGCTATTATATGACCTGTTCCACATCTAAAATATCCTACCTAtcctttctgcttccctccctctaccttctgGTTAACATGGTAATCCGCCATCATATTTCATGTAAGCAGCTTCATCTCCAAGCTTCTTCTCCGGCCCTCCTGTTTTCATGAACGTTCCCTTCCAATCACTTCTTCAAGGAGCCAGGGAGACTCATGAAACCCTGCATCATGTGACTGCTAGGCTTTAAACATCTttttggtttcctgttcataaaatCTAAGTCCCAAGTATAACAAGCGCTGCCCTGCAAGATGACTTCAGTGTCACattctgcttctctccttcctgctcaaTGGGTCCCTAAGCTAGGGCCTTGAATACATGTTAATAACTCTTTTGACATCTGTGTGCTTTATGATCTCCCTTCTGTGGTTGCTGTGTAACATTGTATCTCTCAGTGAGCTGCTACCCACTCAGAAGATACTCACCACCCTTGCCAATTTTGCCTGCCCACCGTTGTTGTCTCCTGTACCTCCATTGTTTCTCCCCTTATTGCTAACCTTAAGGTCCAATGTGTTTTCCAGTTTACTATCTGTTTTCTCTAGAGGTATTCAAGTTCTGTGAGGGAAAGACCATGCATGCATATCcgtcttatttctttttaaccCTGAAGCAACTGAACTGGTGCTTATGATGACTCATTGAATACAAATGTAGCTCAGATGCATTCAAATAAAgcttttttatcctttgagttctGATCCTATCTCATTGTCCTTTGCTGAAGAGCTTAGTGCTTCACAAATAGTTTTGGTTGAAACCTTAAATGCAAGATTTTCTATGCCAGATAAATTGACTCCAGAACTGAAAGAAATTTAACTTCTGTGACAAAAACCATATTGATTGGTATGTTATAGCTAAAAATTTGGAAAAATTTTCAAacaaccattttctttttcactatcTATTTTCTAGGGCCTAAGATAGCTGCAGCTTGAGGGTTGGTGTTACCATAAGAATTGTAAAATTACTTTAGTGAGGTAAGGTGTATTAAGGAGAAATTCTGAAGGCTATCACTTGTTATAGTTAAACAGCAAGTTCAAATGATGCCTATAGGTGAGAAAGAGGCTCAAGATAGTTCTCCCAGCAGAGCTGAGCAGACCTAGCCCAGAAGAAGTTAAAAGAACAGTGACTGGTGATTTACTCCTGAGGAAGGGTTTAACTAGTTTTTTTAGAGATAGCTCCTGAGGTTCAACATTTCTTTTCAGAGATTCCACCGGAGGTGGGTAAGATTGACCAAAGgtcttgtgcctcagtttcccagccaATAACTAAATCCACAGCAGGTCCCATCCATGGTTCCATTGCCAACAATAAGACCTGGGCTTTTGGAAGATTGggcattttaaacagtttttcccatagtgtttctttcttctttccccataGAAGTATAGATTCTATATAGTCTATTTTAGTATTGAGAGGCCTTCCACTTCTATAGCTAATTTAGTTAATGCAAATGACGGTTGATGCTGTATTTGTATACTGTCCGTTACTTATGTTGAGGTGCTCCAATGCGCATACACTAGGGTGTCAGGTGTACTAATAGATACGATATGATATGTATGTGGTAGATCCATGACAGCTACTAAATGAGATCCAAATTCATCCAAACCACTCAGCGAAAGTCATTAGATTGGGATAACATATGAttgcttttttctccttctccctctccctccttcccttcccttccccttttctccttctctcccttttctgtcaGGGACCCACTAGTTAGCTCTGATTGTCTGGGACTCACCATACACCCCAGGCTGAACTCATGCTAACACTGGTATTCATCCCCCTCTCTCTGAGCTCTGGGAACCACTTCCAGTGCCAGTAGCCAATTTTTAGGCACTCGTTCTGTGATTTATCCGTCAGGTCAGAGTTATTTTAGAAAACAAGAGAACATGACTTTTCAAGGGTCATGCAACAAAAATTCTCCTTGAGCACAGAGAACATATTCATGTAAATATGTAGACACAACACCAGATACAGTGGGATTTTTATGACTCAACAAAATATGTTCAAATTCTAAGTTACTGTCACCCTCTGCTGggtcaaaaatacataaattgtATTGGTACTATACAAAGTGAAATAATTAAGAAACGCGGCAAACATCAGGTACCCTATGAGCTAtatctttattcattatttttgaagCAGGAACATATGCATTACTGTATATAAAAATAAGGTTAATATCTTAATATAGAAGAAATTTAGTGTCATTGATGGGGGGACTGATagcaaaacaatatttaaatttgaatatcCAAGGAAGAGTGCTTTTTGGTCCTGAAAGTACATAAGGGAGAATTTCAGCATAAAgacttattaaaaaatataattatgggCCAACTTATATCTATGACAAAGTCAACTCCATAGAACTAGTTTACTCTTAAGTAAATGAGTAGCCCAGGTCCAAACACCCTTCCAGAAACTTCGAGGAACAAATGAACTATATCTGCaactcaacaaaacaacaaaatctgcaTCTCTCAACTTGGAATCATGCCCTATCTTGGGTGCCAGAAACAAAACTTTCAAAACTGTTCATGTGAAACACCACGCTTAGAAGGGTAATTCAAAATATGTCTCCATTTGTTCATTCTGTATATTGGTGTACTTATGATATTCAGGGTTTTAAAAGTGTGAGGGATCTAAAgacaaatagtaaaaataaaaaaaccgaAAGAGACATCCTCTCAGAGGTGGATTTATTTGTGACTACTCTTTGACATCAGCGTCTCTGAGTTCTACTGAACCCTTACTTGTCGGGGTGGGGGGGAAATTCAAGCACTCAGGACAATCCATTTATTGTACCATCCTTTGATGccaaagggagaaataaaaagaataaaagcagtaagggtggCCTCAAGAGAAGCAGAACCCTTGCAGGAACCTTGCAAGTTAATGAGAATTCACCCGGGACTcaagagggatggagagggagagaaaggaggagacagaggggcGGGGGCAAACCTCTTCCTCTgcagctggccctgtccctcattTGTTGCTCCAATAAGCAGTAATTAGGTCCTGAGCTAATGGTGTCAGCTGATCTGCTGTTTTTAGGCTAGACCCAGAGGAAATCTCCATGGAAACCCTGCTGGACTCGTCCCCCCACCTGGATGCCTCCAGCTCCTTTCCGCCACCTGGCTGCCGCCCGGCCCGCTGctacctcctcctgcctctaacctGCAGCCCGCAGCATGCGCACTGCCCCCGGGATCCCTAAATGGGACAATTCTGCCCGTGACGTCAGCGCCCAGCCGTCTCCACAGAAACTTTTGTCCCATTGGCCAATCAGAGAGCTTGGAAGGGGcctaggggtggggggtgggaggagaggggagtgggaggggtgggggtgaggggagaggcgAGAGGTTCAGTGTGTGGAGCTGCTCGCGCAGCGCCCGGGCTGTCAGTCCGAGCTGGGGCCGCCGCCAGACCTTCCAAGAGACGCGCACCCCCGCGCCCCGCACACCCTCGCTcgaccacacacacacgcacacgctcaGCCTGGCCGCGCGGGAGCCACTGAGCAGCCCGAGAGCTCCGGGACCGGCTGCGGGCAGAGGACCTAGCCGCGTTCCCACTGGGGCTTTCGCCGGGGAGACCGCAGCGAGCTTCCCGGTGGGCTCGGACCCCTCAGGAACACGGCGAGGGCCATCCGGCTGGTTGAGCCGATCCCTGCGACCCGCGCTGGCCTCGGCAGGGAGTGCAGTAAAGAGGAGCGGCTGCAGCTAGCAGGACTGGAACTCCCCTGGTTCCAGCGCCGCCGCGACACACGGGTGGAAATCCTAATGGAGGGATCGCTGACTTCCTTTGCTTGGGAAAATCGTCAGGAGCAACTCCGATTTGGCTCCTCTGAGCATCGGAGGGGGGTCCATGACGTGGCAGGGGGAAAATAGACAACTGAAACCTCCCGCGTGAACTGCAAACTATAACCCAGGGAGAGGGAAGAACTGCTTTCTGCATTTTCATTTCACGCAAAAAAGGTTCAAGTGTCGTGCGGTAAACTTATTTCCATGTCTTGTACCCACTTCAGCAGAACCCAGAGGGTCCTGTCTTGGGGACAGCATCAGTCCGAGGAGCCCCAGCCAGCGGCCTATCTTCCTGCTCCCACATTCCCCGGACTGCATCCCTGTCTGGGGTACTCCATCTATCCTATAGAGCTATGGCCAGGTATCTATGAATACTGGGCGAATTTCTGAAACCCAACTCTTACAACCTACCTGCGTGGCTGGAATTTCACCTAATACATCTGAAGAAATGGCATTTTGAGTCGTTCTTAGGATaccttctttaaaattcatgtaaAACAGGATCTGATAGGCTTACCAACATGACAGGTAAGAACTTTCTGGCTCTCTAGTCCTGTCGCAGAGGAGGCCCAGGTTGAGCAGGAGAGAGAGTCCAGGGACGCGTGTGCCCACTGAGGCTCGTCAGCAGAGGGCTGCTTTTGCTAGAGGCGCAGCCCTGGCTCCTGGACCATCCGCTGGGGAAGCTTCTGGGGCGCGCGCCAGGAGATTGCCTTGCGCTCCACCTGCCCTGCCCTGGACACAGCCCGGGAGGCGAGGCATCGAGGGACCACCTCAAGTCAATATTGGGATTTTTAATAAACCAAGGAATGGGGTTTTAATTATTCAGAAACCCAGCTCCTCTGGGCCAGATGCTGTTGGGATGGTGCTGGTCACACAGTATTAAAGGGACCGACCGCTAAGGGCACTAGAAAAGCGTCCGAGACGTCCTTTGCAATTAGGAACGAGCCAGACTTGGTAGCACGGGGCATTGATTGCTGGTGCCCATCCggaccctcctcctctctccctgatcctccccccaccccatcggAGGCAGGCCCCCGCGGCTCGGCCAGGACCTCGCGTCCTTGCATCGTGGTCTGGGCTGCGTATTTCATGAGCCCAGGGTGAACAGGTGCGAAGTGCGCTGGGAGCATCCGGCCCACGGCAGCGCGGGGAACATGGAGAGCGAGCGCGACATGTACCGCCAGTTTCAGGACTGGTGCCTTAGGACTTACGGGGACTCAGGCAAGACCAAGACGGTGACCCGTAAGAAATACGAGCGGATTGTCCAGCTCCTCAACGGCTCAGAGTCAAGCTCCACCGACAATGCCAAATTTAAATTCTGGGTCAAATCGAAGGGTTTCCAGCTGGGCCAGCCGGATGAGGTCCGCGGGGGAGGCGGCGGCGCCAAGCAAGTGCTCTTCGTGCGGGTCAAGACCACGGTGAGCCGCCTTCTCTGTTATTATTTGTCTGCTGGAGCAGCCCGGAAGGGAGGGCGGAgagaggggaaggcagagggagacacTGTTGGCTCCTGGCCCCCCAACCCCGTCCTCCTTAACCCCCTCCCCAAGTCCTCCCCAGACGCAGTGGCCGGGCGTGATTCCCTTCTAGAAAGTCTTTGTGGCcctttattttaaagcaatagcGAACCTGCAGAGCTGGTGGCCCTCCCTGCCTCCGGGCTGCTCTGCGGGACGGTGGCTGAAGCTTGTCTTCACCGTGTCGGGCGGCGCCTGCTGTTCCCCGGGCCAGGCCATTGTCCCACGTCCTTCGCTGGGAGCCTGGCGTGTGTCCTACCTCCACCGGGGCGCATAAAGGGCAGGCTGGAAGCTCAGCCACACGCTCTGATAACAGGCGAGCCTGATGGATAGGTTACTGTGTCTCCTCGTTGGCACAAAGCCCGAATGTGGCGGTTTTGGTGGATGTGGGGCTTTCCCTGGGACATTATCGAGTTTTGTTGTGAGAACGCTGGCGGGGAGACACAGGACAAGTCCGCGCGCCTTGGTCGCCCCCTAAGATCTTAGCCGCGACTGTTTGGTTGGCAGATAccttcctggacattcctcctccccgccccccatccccttcttcacTTGTACCACTGAGGCTTCCT
The window above is part of the Rattus rattus isolate New Zealand chromosome 15, Rrattus_CSIRO_v1, whole genome shotgun sequence genome. Proteins encoded here:
- the LOC116884855 gene encoding nucleolar protein 4-like; amino-acid sequence: MESERDMYRQFQDWCLRTYGDSGKTKTVTRKKYERIVQLLNGSESSSTDNAKFKFWVKSKGFQLGQPDEVRGGGGGAKQVLFVRVKTTVSRLLCYYLSAGAARKGGRREGKAEGDTVGSWPPNPVLLNPLPKSSPDAVAGRDSLLESLCGPLF